In Excalfactoria chinensis isolate bCotChi1 chromosome 5, bCotChi1.hap2, whole genome shotgun sequence, a single genomic region encodes these proteins:
- the CBLIF gene encoding cobalamin binding intrinsic factor, producing the protein MWHQRGTTGTEVPRMLGVALSIAVLLAAAGCGAEGTVPQDCTVNTKERARMLGILQLSAMDSEPPNPSVLLALSLAGDSSKARQYLFEQIKETAVKQAKDMSSGQVALYTLSLLSSCCNPRHVKVHGQSVDLLSILQEKTDQEVAHWEENGFPQSTLFSMGLDAQALCVVGAGGYQSAAVILAKQLLSSQDRLSVDEQAMMALALVCAYNRTEHQDVQDLLKTALTKVSSAFLDKQAEGNGIIGNIYSTGLAMQLLLAAGKFYAPRPWDCSQPVATITKHHLQQPMAVAQALPALVGRTYLDSASLDCSPEAPTTTSLQLDPILSRGMTAEKAGSTITVKYTIINDLIGQYFTYTTKESVPAGSVLLDVLEEAQRHDPTKFSFKTVSTSWGPMVVSIHGLAASETDRTFWQFFSGSDALEEGVGTYKPHNGEHILAVFSTY; encoded by the exons aTGTGGCATCAGAGGGGCACCACTGGCACTGAGGTTCCGAGGATGCTTGGCGTGGCTCTCAGCATTGCGGTGCTTCTGGCAGCCGCAGGCTGTGGGGCAGAAGGCACGGTCCCCCAGGACTGCA CCGTCAACACCAAGGAGCGTGCCCGCATGCTGGGGATACTGCAGCTCTCAGCTATGGACAGCGAGCCGCCCAACCCCAGTGTGCTGCTGGCCCTCAGCCTGGCTGGGGACAGCAGCAAGGCCCGGCAGTACTTGTTTGAGCAGATCAAGGAGACGGCAGTGAAGCAAGCGAAAG ACATGTCCTCAGGCCAGGTGGCCCTGTACACGCTgtccctgctctcctcctgtTGTAACCCAAGACACGTAAAGGTGCATGGGCAGAGCGTTGACCTGCTCAGCATCCTTCAGGAGAAGACAGACCAGGAGGTGGCACACTGGG AGGAGAATGGCTTCCCACAGAGCACCCTGTTCAGCATGGGGCTGGACGCACAAGCGCTGTGTGTGGTAGGTGCAGGTGGCTACCAGAGCGCTGCCGTTATCCTGGCCAAGCAGCTGCTGAGTTCCCAGGACAGGCTCTCTGTGG ATGAGCAGGCCATGATGGCACTGGCACTGGTGTGTGCCTACAACCGGACTGAGCACCAGGACGTGCAGGACCTGCTGAAAACAGCTCTGACAAAGGTGTCCAGTGCCTTTCTCGACAAGCAGGCAGAGGGAAATGGCATAATTGGGAACATCTACAGCACAGGTCTggccatgcagctgctgctggctgcaggcaaGTTCTATGCCCCACGGCCATGGGACTGCAGCCAGCCTGTGGCCACCATCACCAAACACCACCTGCAGCAGCCCATGGCCGTCGCTCAGGCACTGCCAGCCCTGGTGGGCAGAACCTACCTGGATTCTGCCAGCCTGGACTGCAGCCCTGAAGCACCCACAACCACTAGCCTGCAGCTGGACCCGATCCTGAGCCGGGGCATGACAGCTGAGAAAG CAGGATCCACAATCACAGTGAAGTACACCATCATCAACGACTTGATTGGACAGTACTTCACCTACACCACCAAGGAGAGTGTCCcagctggctctgtgctgctggacgTGCTGGAGGAGGCACAGAGGCATGACCCCACCAAGTTCAG CTTCAAGACAGTGTCAACATCCTGGGGCCCGATGGTGGTGTCCAtccatgggctggctgccagcGAGACTGACCGGACCTTCTGGCAGTTCTTTAGTGGCAGTGACGCGCTGGAGGAAG GGGTTGGCACATACAAGCCGCACAATGGGGAGCACATCTTGGCTGTCTTCAGCACCTActga